From Nitratidesulfovibrio vulgaris str. Hildenborough, a single genomic window includes:
- a CDS encoding sensor histidine kinase, whose product MNWKLIPPGGITSSLRLRVGLLLFLLVVVSMAAAALPLLMVGGRLTLPEPLADFAANPAADAIALLCTILFLAGLLGVVIYRQVLGPIRRLALEGAFGGEVTGNEVEVLVGRVRHLLDTMHRTQAQLEESHETLRQTEKLALVGKLAAGVAHSVRNPLTSVKLRLFSLERSLTLDTQQREDFEVIADEIRHLDAIVSNFLEFSRRPKLRMQTVSPSDVVDNTLQLLKHRIESFNVQVQLHRAERLPVVKGDPEQLKEALVNLVLNACEAMGYDGRLDITEERGIINPLGRAVVIRIADSGPGVPIDRRDDIFQPFFSTKEEGTGLGLPIAKSIFEEHGGWLHLHSAPGRGATFVAVLPALKDDSWLRS is encoded by the coding sequence ATGAACTGGAAGCTCATCCCCCCCGGCGGAATCACGTCGAGCCTGCGGCTTCGCGTCGGGCTTCTGCTCTTTCTGCTGGTGGTGGTATCCATGGCGGCAGCAGCCCTGCCCCTACTCATGGTGGGGGGGCGTCTGACGCTGCCCGAACCTCTGGCGGACTTCGCCGCGAACCCGGCGGCCGATGCCATCGCCCTGCTGTGCACCATTCTCTTTCTGGCCGGGCTTCTCGGTGTGGTCATCTACCGGCAGGTGCTGGGGCCCATACGGCGTCTTGCCCTCGAAGGGGCCTTCGGCGGAGAGGTGACAGGCAACGAGGTCGAGGTTCTCGTGGGGCGTGTGCGCCACCTGCTGGACACCATGCACCGCACGCAGGCGCAGCTTGAAGAGAGTCACGAGACCCTGCGCCAGACAGAGAAACTGGCGCTTGTGGGCAAGCTTGCGGCAGGGGTGGCGCATTCGGTGCGCAATCCTCTCACGTCGGTCAAACTGCGTCTCTTCTCGCTGGAACGTAGCCTCACGCTGGACACCCAGCAGCGTGAGGACTTCGAGGTCATCGCCGACGAGATTCGCCATCTGGACGCCATCGTCTCGAACTTTCTCGAGTTCTCGCGCAGGCCCAAGCTCAGGATGCAGACCGTCAGCCCGTCCGATGTGGTGGACAACACGCTGCAACTGCTCAAGCACCGCATCGAGTCCTTCAACGTGCAGGTGCAACTGCACCGCGCCGAACGGCTGCCCGTGGTCAAGGGCGACCCGGAGCAACTCAAGGAGGCGCTGGTCAATCTCGTGCTCAATGCGTGCGAGGCCATGGGCTACGACGGACGACTCGACATCACCGAGGAACGGGGCATCATCAACCCGCTTGGTCGTGCCGTCGTCATCCGCATCGCCGACAGCGGTCCCGGTGTGCCCATCGACCGCCGCGACGACATCTTCCAGCCGTTCTTCAGCACCAAGGAGGAGGGCACGGGCCTTGGTCTGCCCATCGCCAAGAGCATCTTCGAAGAGCATGGCGGCTGGCTTCATCTGCATTCCGCGCCGGGCCGCGGCGCCACCTTTGTGGCCGTGCTGCCTGCGCTCAAGGACGACTCATGGCTAAGATCCTGA
- a CDS encoding sigma-54-dependent transcriptional regulator: MAKILIVDDDHQLRQSFQRLLAVEGHDVRGASSGEQGLRMVREELPECVIMDVRMPGMNGLDALKALREIDARLPVIIMTAYATTETAIEATKFGAFDYILKPFDIPDILALIDKAVEAGRRMRGRVAMTPEPGDGGDAEALVGTSRAMHEVYKAIGRAAPTDALVLVRGESGTGKELVARAIYQHSLRAERPYLVINCVAIPDTLLESELFGYEKGAFTGATHRRVGKIEQASGGTVFLDEIGDMPLGIQAKLLRLLQERQIERLGGRETIPVDVRIIAATNTDLEAAVADGRFREDLYYRLKVVTLWLPPLRERREDIPPLARFFLSRFAREMDTPDPGISTEALAYMEAHPWPGNVRELGNAIQKALVFNRGAPLLPEDIRQALEGVRGSTSTREGDEGAGDDLLQLVRRTLSGGDDNAFETIMDHVGRIVVREALQYTGGNRTRAARLLGMSRPTLLARMERYGLKVEQQVS; the protein is encoded by the coding sequence ATGGCTAAGATCCTGATCGTCGACGACGATCACCAGTTGAGGCAGAGCTTCCAGCGTTTGCTGGCGGTGGAGGGGCACGATGTGCGTGGCGCATCATCGGGCGAGCAGGGCCTACGCATGGTGCGCGAGGAACTGCCCGAGTGCGTGATCATGGACGTGCGCATGCCGGGCATGAACGGCCTTGATGCGCTGAAGGCCCTGCGGGAGATCGACGCCCGTCTCCCGGTCATCATCATGACGGCCTATGCCACCACCGAGACGGCCATCGAAGCCACCAAGTTCGGTGCGTTCGACTACATCCTGAAGCCCTTCGACATCCCCGACATCCTCGCGCTCATCGACAAGGCGGTGGAGGCGGGCCGCCGGATGCGCGGACGGGTGGCCATGACGCCCGAGCCCGGTGACGGCGGTGACGCCGAGGCACTGGTGGGCACGAGCCGCGCCATGCACGAGGTCTACAAGGCCATCGGCCGTGCCGCGCCCACGGACGCGCTGGTGCTGGTACGCGGCGAGTCGGGCACGGGCAAGGAACTGGTGGCCCGTGCCATCTACCAGCACAGCCTGCGGGCCGAACGCCCCTACCTCGTGATCAACTGCGTCGCCATACCGGACACCCTTCTCGAGAGCGAACTGTTCGGCTACGAGAAGGGGGCCTTCACCGGCGCCACCCATCGCAGGGTGGGCAAGATAGAGCAGGCGAGCGGCGGCACCGTGTTCCTCGACGAGATAGGCGACATGCCCCTCGGCATCCAGGCGAAGCTGCTCCGGCTGTTGCAGGAGAGGCAGATCGAAAGACTCGGCGGACGCGAGACCATCCCCGTGGACGTGCGCATCATCGCCGCCACGAACACCGACCTCGAAGCCGCCGTGGCGGACGGGCGCTTTCGCGAAGACCTCTACTACAGGCTCAAGGTCGTCACCCTGTGGCTGCCCCCGTTGCGCGAGCGCCGCGAAGACATCCCCCCGCTTGCCCGCTTCTTCCTCTCCCGTTTCGCACGTGAGATGGACACCCCCGACCCCGGCATCTCGACCGAGGCCCTCGCCTACATGGAGGCCCATCCATGGCCGGGGAACGTCCGCGAACTCGGCAATGCCATCCAGAAGGCGCTGGTGTTCAACCGTGGCGCCCCCTTGCTGCCAGAGGACATCCGGCAGGCGCTCGAAGGCGTGCGCGGCAGCACCTCCACCCGCGAAGGCGACGAAGGGGCAGGCGACGACCTGCTGCAACTGGTGCGACGTACCCTCTCCGGGGGTGACGACAACGCCTTCGAGACCATCATGGACCATGTGGGGCGCATCGTCGTGCGCGAGGCCCTGCAATATACCGGCGGCAACCGCACACGTGCGGCGCGCCTTCTCGGCATGTCGCGTCCGACATTGCTGGCCCGCATGGAACGCTACGGCCTCAAGGTCGAGCAGCAGGTCTCCTAG
- a CDS encoding response regulator, with the protein MTQASIARTVLIIEDSPVQAKIIRKQIQAYTQFDVRVAHSLADAEDVLREAHDTIFVAVIDLNLPDAPDGEAVDLCLHWQMPSIVLTATFNEDIRRRFIERRVVDYFFKGSIQDMDPMVTSIERVFKNRFVHALVVDDSRTQRGIIRQLLEVQCVNVLEAENGVEGLAVLEANPQVTLVITDYQMPEMDGIELVRELRQRHRMDKIAIVGVSAVGSGPLTAQFLKHGANDFLTKPFEVEEFYWRVNQTLEGLDLMCDLRSCREQLESR; encoded by the coding sequence ATGACACAGGCAAGCATCGCCCGGACGGTGCTCATCATCGAGGACAGTCCGGTTCAGGCCAAGATCATCCGTAAACAGATTCAGGCCTATACACAGTTCGACGTGCGGGTGGCCCACTCGCTGGCCGACGCCGAAGACGTGTTGCGCGAGGCGCATGACACCATCTTCGTCGCCGTCATCGACCTCAACCTTCCGGACGCGCCCGACGGCGAGGCCGTCGACCTCTGCCTGCACTGGCAGATGCCGTCCATCGTGCTCACGGCCACGTTCAACGAGGACATCCGACGCCGCTTCATCGAACGGCGGGTGGTGGACTATTTCTTCAAGGGCTCCATTCAGGACATGGACCCCATGGTGACGAGCATCGAGCGTGTCTTCAAGAACCGTTTCGTCCATGCGCTGGTGGTGGACGATTCCCGCACCCAGCGCGGCATCATACGGCAATTGCTCGAAGTGCAGTGCGTCAACGTGCTCGAAGCCGAGAACGGTGTGGAGGGGCTGGCGGTGCTCGAGGCCAACCCGCAGGTGACCCTCGTCATCACCGACTATCAGATGCCGGAGATGGACGGCATCGAACTGGTGCGTGAACTGCGCCAGCGCCACCGCATGGACAAGATTGCCATCGTGGGGGTCTCGGCTGTGGGGTCCGGGCCGCTGACCGCACAATTCCTCAAGCATGGGGCCAACGACTTCCTGACCAAGCCCTTCGAGGTGGAGGAGTTCTACTGGCGCGTGAATCAGACGCTGGAGGGGCTCGACCTCATGTGCGACCTGCGTTCGTGCCGCGAACAGCTGGAGAGCAGGTGA
- a CDS encoding deoxyribodipyrimidine photo-lyase, whose amino-acid sequence MSGRVHPGRVWRHGDSRAVRGPVLYWMHREHRAHDNWALVHAIGEAKAAGAPLAVVWCLSPRFLDAAYRQFHFLLRGMRGTAETLREHGIPFFLLQGDPADEVPRFAATHGTGLVVTDFDVLRLKRAWLGQVREALACPLHEVDGRNVVPCRMASDKREYAARTLRPKIHRLLPEYLDPFPSLATEASGVAAWKAPVPDAMAAPDWDALLAAHPADRSVPALTGPDAPVPGEEGARRTLETFLTSRIHRYEKRNDPNADAVSGLSPYLHFGMMAAQRVVQRVTASTAGSADARASFIEELVVRRELADNFCLHTPDYDAVTCFPAWAQGTLDRHRDDPRPHLYDEAALEKARTADPLWNAGQTQLMRCGVIHGYMRMYWAKQLLLWTPTPEEAMRIAVRQNDRWALDGRDSNGYAGIAWSLGGVHDRPWGERPVQGTIRCMTYNGARGKFDVAAYIARMESLRGGGQARLPKSPCQRQ is encoded by the coding sequence GTGAGCGGGCGGGTGCATCCCGGAAGGGTGTGGCGCCATGGCGACAGCCGCGCCGTGCGCGGCCCCGTCCTGTACTGGATGCACCGCGAGCATCGTGCCCATGACAACTGGGCACTGGTGCACGCCATCGGAGAGGCGAAGGCCGCGGGTGCACCTCTCGCCGTGGTCTGGTGCCTCTCGCCCCGGTTCCTTGATGCCGCCTACCGGCAGTTCCATTTTCTGCTGCGCGGGATGCGGGGCACGGCAGAGACCCTGCGCGAGCACGGCATCCCCTTCTTCCTGCTGCAAGGCGACCCTGCGGATGAGGTGCCCCGCTTCGCCGCGACCCACGGCACCGGACTGGTTGTCACCGACTTCGATGTGCTGCGCCTCAAGCGTGCGTGGCTGGGGCAGGTGCGCGAGGCACTCGCCTGCCCGCTGCACGAGGTCGACGGACGTAACGTGGTGCCGTGCCGCATGGCCTCCGACAAGCGCGAGTACGCGGCGCGTACGCTACGCCCCAAGATTCACCGCCTGTTGCCAGAATACCTCGACCCCTTCCCGTCTCTTGCGACCGAGGCGTCAGGCGTCGCGGCGTGGAAAGCCCCCGTGCCCGACGCGATGGCAGCACCCGACTGGGACGCGCTTCTTGCCGCACACCCCGCCGACCGTAGCGTGCCAGCCCTCACCGGGCCGGATGCGCCCGTCCCCGGCGAAGAGGGGGCCCGCAGGACGCTGGAGACCTTTCTCACCAGTCGCATCCACCGGTACGAGAAGCGTAACGACCCCAATGCGGATGCCGTGTCGGGCCTGTCGCCCTATCTGCATTTCGGCATGATGGCGGCGCAGCGGGTGGTGCAGAGGGTGACGGCGAGCACCGCCGGAAGCGCGGACGCCCGAGCCTCCTTCATCGAAGAGCTCGTGGTGCGACGCGAGCTTGCCGACAATTTCTGCCTGCACACGCCCGACTACGACGCCGTGACCTGCTTTCCCGCATGGGCGCAGGGCACACTGGACAGGCACAGGGACGACCCGCGGCCCCACCTCTACGATGAGGCGGCGCTGGAGAAGGCGCGTACCGCAGACCCCCTGTGGAATGCGGGACAGACGCAACTGATGCGGTGCGGCGTCATCCATGGCTACATGCGCATGTACTGGGCCAAGCAGCTTTTGCTGTGGACCCCCACGCCCGAAGAGGCCATGCGCATCGCCGTGCGCCAGAACGACCGATGGGCCCTCGACGGTCGCGACAGCAACGGCTACGCGGGCATCGCATGGTCGCTGGGCGGTGTGCATGACAGGCCGTGGGGCGAACGCCCGGTGCAGGGCACGATACGTTGCATGACCTACAACGGTGCACGGGGCAAGTTCGACGTGGCTGCCTACATAGCCCGCATGGAGTCGTTACGCGGCGGGGGACAGGCGCGGTTGCCGAAGTCGCCATGCCAGCGTCAGTAG
- the hisI gene encoding phosphoribosyl-AMP cyclohydrolase: MTAFVPDFGKAGGLVPAIAQDADTGEVLMMAWMNAEAFEMTLKTGEAHYFSRSRGRLWHKGGTSGHTQHIRAVRLDCDSDTILLLVEQRGGAACHEGYRSCFYREMKDGEVSICSPKVFDPKEVYK; this comes from the coding sequence ATGACGGCTTTCGTTCCCGATTTCGGCAAGGCTGGCGGGCTTGTGCCTGCCATCGCCCAGGATGCCGACACCGGAGAGGTGCTCATGATGGCCTGGATGAATGCAGAGGCCTTCGAGATGACCCTCAAGACCGGTGAAGCCCATTACTTCAGCCGCAGCCGTGGCCGGCTGTGGCATAAGGGCGGAACGTCGGGACATACCCAGCATATCAGGGCCGTCCGCCTCGACTGCGACAGCGATACCATTCTGCTGCTCGTGGAACAGAGAGGTGGCGCGGCCTGCCATGAAGGGTACAGAAGCTGTTTCTACCGCGAAATGAAGGACGGCGAGGTCTCCATCTGCTCGCCCAAGGTGTTCGACCCCAAGGAGGTCTACAAATGA
- the hisG gene encoding ATP phosphoribosyltransferase, whose protein sequence is MSIRTPMKLGIPKGSLEEATINLLARSGWKIRKHHRNYFPEINDPELTARLCRVQEIPRYIEDGILDVGLTGKDWLLETGSDVVVVSDLVYSKVSNRPARWVLAVAGDSPYTRPEDLAGKRIATELLGVTKRYFADAGIEVNVQYSWGATEAKVVEGLADAIVEVTETGTTIKAHGLRIISEVLLTNTVLIANRAAWEDPCRRRKIEQIDLLLQGALRADSLVGLKMNVPTRCLDAVLDQLPSLNSPTVAGLRDNTWFAVEIVVDNGVVRDLIPRLREAGAEGIIEYALNKVI, encoded by the coding sequence ATGAGTATCCGCACTCCCATGAAGCTGGGCATTCCCAAGGGCTCTCTCGAAGAGGCCACCATCAACCTGCTCGCCCGTTCCGGCTGGAAGATACGCAAACATCACCGCAACTACTTCCCCGAGATCAACGACCCCGAACTCACCGCCCGTCTGTGCCGCGTGCAGGAGATTCCCCGTTACATCGAGGACGGCATCCTCGACGTGGGACTCACCGGCAAGGACTGGCTGCTCGAGACCGGGTCCGATGTGGTCGTGGTGTCCGACCTCGTGTACTCCAAGGTGAGCAACCGTCCCGCACGCTGGGTGCTGGCCGTGGCGGGCGACTCGCCCTACACCCGCCCCGAAGACCTTGCGGGCAAGCGCATCGCCACCGAACTTCTGGGCGTCACCAAGCGGTACTTCGCGGATGCGGGCATCGAGGTGAACGTGCAGTACTCGTGGGGCGCCACCGAGGCCAAGGTCGTGGAAGGTCTCGCCGACGCCATCGTCGAGGTGACGGAGACGGGAACCACCATCAAGGCCCACGGCCTGCGCATCATCTCCGAGGTGCTGCTCACCAACACCGTGCTCATCGCCAACCGCGCGGCGTGGGAAGACCCCTGCCGCCGCCGCAAGATCGAGCAGATAGACCTGCTGCTGCAAGGCGCGTTGCGTGCCGATTCGCTGGTGGGTCTCAAGATGAACGTGCCCACTCGCTGCCTCGACGCGGTGCTCGACCAGTTGCCCAGCCTGAACTCGCCCACGGTGGCAGGGCTGCGCGACAACACGTGGTTCGCCGTGGAGATCGTGGTGGACAACGGGGTGGTGCGCGACCTCATTCCCCGCCTGCGTGAGGCAGGGGCCGAGGGCATCATCGAATATGCCCTGAACAAGGTCATCTAG
- the aroE gene encoding shikimate dehydrogenase, whose protein sequence is MSAPIPTRSVKLSQSPCAADSSESAHRVPFRIPERLYGIVGHPLGHTLSPLLHNWGFALHSLPAVYMAWPVPPGRFASFMEAVRTLPVHGASVTIPHKEEALRLCDRVTDRARAVGAVNTLFLEDGVVCGENTDVTGFLAPLRARGVRIDEALVLGAGGAARAVLAGLVELGVRRVRISNRTHDKAMELAGAFGADVVPWDERGSAAAGLVVNTTPCGMQGARMGESPLPEGAFSGRGMAYDLVYNPLTTRFLADARAAGWETQDGLGMFVEQGREQFRIWTGLDLPAEGARRLIAEALGL, encoded by the coding sequence ATGTCTGCACCCATTCCCACCCGGTCGGTGAAGTTGTCTCAATCGCCCTGTGCGGCAGATTCGAGCGAATCGGCCCATCGCGTCCCGTTCCGTATCCCTGAACGGCTGTACGGCATCGTCGGGCATCCGCTCGGCCACACCCTGAGCCCGTTGCTGCACAACTGGGGCTTCGCCCTGCACAGCCTGCCTGCGGTGTACATGGCGTGGCCCGTGCCGCCGGGGAGGTTCGCGTCGTTCATGGAGGCTGTGCGCACGCTGCCTGTGCATGGTGCCAGCGTCACCATCCCCCACAAGGAGGAGGCATTGCGCCTGTGCGACCGTGTCACGGACAGGGCGCGGGCGGTGGGGGCGGTGAACACGCTCTTTCTTGAAGACGGGGTCGTGTGCGGGGAGAATACCGATGTGACAGGCTTTCTCGCCCCGTTGCGTGCCCGTGGCGTGCGCATCGACGAAGCCCTCGTGCTGGGTGCGGGCGGTGCTGCGCGCGCCGTGCTGGCGGGGCTTGTCGAACTGGGGGTGCGCCGGGTGCGCATCTCCAACCGTACCCACGACAAGGCCATGGAACTTGCCGGGGCGTTCGGTGCCGATGTCGTGCCGTGGGATGAGCGCGGGAGTGCCGCCGCGGGGCTTGTGGTCAACACCACCCCGTGCGGGATGCAGGGCGCACGCATGGGCGAATCGCCTTTGCCCGAAGGGGCATTCTCGGGCCGTGGCATGGCCTACGACCTTGTGTACAACCCCCTCACGACGCGCTTTCTCGCCGATGCGCGTGCGGCAGGGTGGGAGACGCAGGACGGGCTTGGCATGTTCGTGGAACAGGGGCGCGAGCAATTCCGCATCTGGACGGGACTGGACCTGCCTGCCGAGGGTGCGCGTCGTCTGATTGCGGAAGCCCTCGGGCTGTGA